Proteins from one Psilocybe cubensis strain MGC-MH-2018 chromosome 11, whole genome shotgun sequence genomic window:
- a CDS encoding DDB1- and CUL4-associated factor 13, translating to MERMFAKPLVDSLEGHIDAVEVLYRRPGSLTGVASGSWDGGIILHNLATRKPIAKIPQAHKGKRQGYASLRMVKGFLAAVSIPLNVFPGKLRLSEDQSIHLLTFPTSTETITSVRFNERIIGARKYRIRRDIHAVRYQDWKG from the exons atggaaaggatgTTCGCGAAGCCGCTTGTGGACAGTCTGGAAGGGCACATCGATGCTGTTGAGGTCCTGTACAGGCGACCTGGCTCCCTAACAGGTGTGGCCAGTGGAAGCTGGGATGGAG GAATAATCCTCCACAATCTTGCAACCCGAAAACCGATCGCCAAAATTCCCCAGGCGCACAAGGGAAAGCGTCAGGGCTATGCTTCTCTCCGgatggtcaaaggcttcttaGCTGCGGTGTCGATC CCTCTTAATGTATTCCCGGGAAAGCTGCGTTTAAGCGAGGATCAATCTATCCATCTTCTCACTTTCCCAACATCAACCGAAACTATCACATCTGTACGATTTAATGAGCGAATCATCGGTGCTCGCAAGTATAGGATCCGACGGGACATTCACGCTGTACGATATCAGGACTGGAAAGGCTGA